One region of Faecalibacter bovis genomic DNA includes:
- the trxA gene encoding thioredoxin: MALEITDSSFASDIIESGKPAMVDFWAVWCGPCRMVGPIVEEIAAEFQGKAVVGKVDVDTNQEIAAEYGIRNIPTILFFKDGKQVDKVVGVVPKEQLIEKLNAIL; this comes from the coding sequence ATGGCATTAGAAATAACAGACTCTTCATTTGCATCAGATATTATCGAGTCGGGGAAACCAGCAATGGTAGATTTTTGGGCAGTTTGGTGTGGACCTTGTCGTATGGTAGGACCAATTGTTGAAGAAATCGCAGCAGAATTCCAAGGTAAAGCTGTTGTAGGAAAAGTTGACGTAGATACAAATCAAGAGATAGCTGCTGAATATGGAATTCGTAATATCCCTACAATTTTATTCTTCAAAGATGGAAAACAAGTGGATAAAGTTGTTGGAGTTGTACCAAAAGAACAATTAATTGAAAAATTAAATGCAATTTTATAA
- a CDS encoding NUDIX hydrolase codes for MNHIYLANALVTDSEGRMLAVRKKNSKYFQMVGGKIDEGEEPLETLRREFLEEINIDIDLHHVTLLGKHTTTAVNEEKTQVHANVFHVHLNSLETLKIASEIEEMAWITKEDYQNYQLAHLLEEFSLPIWIKLEF; via the coding sequence ATGAATCATATTTATTTAGCCAATGCATTAGTTACGGATTCTGAAGGTAGAATGTTAGCCGTTCGTAAGAAAAATTCGAAATACTTTCAAATGGTCGGAGGTAAAATTGATGAAGGTGAGGAGCCTTTAGAAACTTTGCGTCGGGAATTTTTAGAAGAAATTAATATTGACATCGATTTGCATCACGTTACATTATTAGGAAAACATACTACAACGGCTGTAAATGAAGAAAAGACCCAAGTTCATGCGAATGTCTTTCATGTGCATTTAAATTCGTTAGAAACGCTTAAAATAGCTTCAGAAATTGAGGAAATGGCTTGGATAACGAAAGAAGATTACCAAAATTATCAATTAGCACATTTGTTAGAAGAATTTAGTTTGCCAATTTGGATAAAATTAGAATTTTAA
- a CDS encoding RNA polymerase sigma factor → MYMDNSEDQNDLVQEIVMQLWKSYERFEGNSQFSTWMYRVSLNTALTYFKKEKKKSERFTFLENVDKVDEVDSNEKEQQLELFYKAVHELNKVEKALIFLFLEGQSHKEIGQNLGITEGNARVKLNRTKDKLQNIIKTYGYEF, encoded by the coding sequence ATGTATATGGACAATTCGGAAGACCAAAATGATTTGGTTCAAGAAATTGTGATGCAGCTTTGGAAATCCTATGAACGTTTTGAAGGAAATAGTCAATTTTCGACTTGGATGTATCGTGTTTCTTTAAATACTGCCTTGACTTACTTTAAAAAGGAAAAGAAAAAATCAGAAAGATTTACTTTTTTAGAAAATGTAGATAAAGTTGATGAAGTTGATTCGAACGAAAAAGAGCAGCAGTTAGAATTATTTTACAAAGCTGTACACGAACTGAATAAAGTAGAAAAAGCGTTAATATTTCTTTTTTTAGAAGGCCAAAGCCACAAAGAAATTGGACAAAATTTGGGTATTACAGAAGGTAATGCGCGTGTTAAATTAAACAGAACTAAAGATAAATTGCAAAACATCATAAAAACCTATGGCTATGAATTTTGA
- the ahcY gene encoding adenosylhomocysteinase: protein MDTNTQYIPYKVKDISLAEWGRKEITLAEAEMPGLMAIREEYKAAQPLKGARIAGCLHMTIQTAVLIETLVALGADVTWSSCNIFSTQDHAAAAIAAAGIPVYAWKGMNEEEFDWCIEQTLFFGEDRQPLNMILDDGGDLTNMVIDRYPELVAEIKGLSEETTTGVHRLYERMEKGTLPMPAINVNDSVTKSKFDNKYGCRESAVDAIRRGTDLMIAGKRVVVCGFGDVGKGTAESFRGAGAIVTVTEIDPICALQAAMEGFEVKRLDTVIETADIVITTTGNFGIVREEHFMRMKDKTVVCNIGHFDNEIDMAWLNKAYGNTKEEIKPQVDKYNINGKDIIILAEGRLVNLGIATGHPSFVMSNSFSNQTLAQIELWTNSDAYENKVYTLPKHLDEKVAELHLAKLGVELEKLSAEQAAYIGVQVDGPFKPEYYRY from the coding sequence ATGGATACAAATACGCAATACATTCCTTACAAAGTTAAAGATATTTCTTTAGCTGAATGGGGAAGAAAGGAAATTACGTTGGCCGAGGCTGAGATGCCTGGGTTAATGGCTATCCGTGAAGAGTACAAAGCGGCTCAACCATTGAAAGGTGCTCGCATTGCGGGTTGTTTACACATGACAATCCAAACTGCAGTATTAATCGAGACGTTGGTTGCCTTAGGAGCTGATGTTACATGGTCTTCATGTAATATTTTCTCTACACAAGATCATGCTGCTGCTGCAATTGCTGCTGCTGGGATTCCTGTGTATGCTTGGAAAGGGATGAACGAAGAGGAATTCGACTGGTGTATCGAACAAACATTATTTTTCGGAGAAGATCGCCAACCATTAAACATGATATTGGATGATGGTGGAGATTTAACGAATATGGTGATTGACCGTTACCCAGAGTTAGTTGCTGAGATCAAAGGATTATCAGAAGAAACAACAACTGGAGTTCACCGTCTTTATGAAAGAATGGAGAAAGGTACTTTACCAATGCCTGCAATTAACGTAAACGATTCAGTTACTAAATCGAAATTCGATAACAAGTACGGATGTCGTGAGTCTGCTGTTGATGCGATTCGTCGTGGAACAGATTTAATGATTGCTGGTAAGCGTGTAGTAGTTTGTGGTTTTGGTGATGTTGGTAAAGGAACTGCGGAATCTTTCCGTGGAGCTGGAGCGATCGTTACTGTAACTGAAATTGATCCAATTTGTGCTTTACAAGCTGCAATGGAAGGTTTCGAAGTAAAACGTTTAGATACAGTTATTGAAACTGCAGATATCGTTATTACTACTACAGGAAACTTTGGAATTGTACGTGAAGAACATTTCATGAGAATGAAAGACAAAACTGTAGTTTGTAACATTGGTCACTTCGATAATGAAATCGATATGGCTTGGTTAAACAAAGCTTACGGTAATACTAAAGAAGAAATTAAACCACAAGTTGATAAGTACAACATCAACGGTAAAGATATTATTATCTTAGCTGAAGGTCGTTTAGTAAACTTAGGAATTGCAACTGGTCACCCTTCTTTCGTAATGTCGAACTCTTTCTCTAATCAAACTTTAGCTCAAATTGAATTATGGACTAATTCTGATGCTTACGAAAATAAAGTTTATACTTTACCTAAGCATTTAGATGAAAAAGTTGCAGAATTACATTTAGCTAAATTAGGAGTTGAATTAGAAAAGTTATCTGCTGAGCAAGCTGCTTACATCGGTGTGCAAGTAGATGGTCCTTTCAAACCTGAGTATTATAGATATTAA
- a CDS encoding 4'-phosphopantetheinyl transferase family protein — protein sequence MPIIDYINKPNLVKIITWEVNETNEELLAYLQLNEYRSEKYKTLRPKQAREYLGLRACLKELGVDYDVNYDEKGKPYLPTDAEISITHSYGKVSVGVSEFPIGIDIELSRPHKISNIKNKFVRIDEQEWLPKIDENEYLHIIWGIKEGLYKLNGGNLWNFLHHYRVENFELKENSPIVCWISDDKKSQKFTAFYKMIEDHYLIWVLDYE from the coding sequence ATGCCAATTATCGATTATATCAATAAACCAAACCTTGTTAAAATCATTACTTGGGAAGTGAATGAAACCAATGAAGAACTGTTGGCGTATTTACAGCTAAACGAGTATAGATCGGAGAAGTACAAAACGCTTCGCCCAAAACAAGCGAGAGAGTATCTTGGTTTGCGAGCTTGCCTGAAAGAATTAGGTGTTGATTATGATGTGAATTATGATGAAAAAGGTAAACCATATTTACCTACTGATGCAGAAATTTCTATCACACATTCTTACGGAAAAGTTTCTGTTGGGGTAAGCGAATTTCCTATAGGAATTGATATCGAGTTATCACGACCACATAAAATTTCTAATATCAAAAATAAATTTGTTAGAATTGATGAACAAGAATGGTTGCCTAAAATTGATGAAAACGAGTATTTGCACATTATTTGGGGAATTAAAGAAGGTTTGTATAAACTGAATGGTGGTAACTTATGGAATTTCTTACATCATTATCGTGTTGAAAACTTCGAATTAAAAGAAAATAGTCCGATAGTTTGTTGGATTTCGGATGATAAGAAAAGTCAAAAATTTACTGCTTTTTATAAGATGATCGAGGATCATTACTTAATCTGGGTATTGGATTATGAATGA
- the pnuC gene encoding nicotinamide riboside transporter PnuC: protein MNDFINPYESYTATQIALEIIATLFGIISVIFSKNRNILVYPTGIISTFLYIYLFFTWGLYGETLINLYYTSMSIYGWILWNKKTEDDNLHVEVEWATRKEYLKSIGLFFGTFIFILILYHFRPIIDGLKSFSEINSLTWNYTAIDFIDASLTGIFLIGMWFMAKRKVDSWIFWIIGDLVMIPLLLYKGYAISSFQYLFLTILAILGLIEWKKNAKKINVLSS, encoded by the coding sequence ATGAATGATTTTATTAATCCTTACGAAAGCTACACAGCTACGCAAATTGCGTTAGAAATAATTGCTACTTTGTTCGGAATTATTTCTGTTATATTTTCCAAGAACAGAAATATTTTGGTTTATCCCACAGGTATTATTTCTACTTTTTTATATATCTATTTATTTTTTACATGGGGTTTGTATGGCGAAACTTTAATCAATCTTTACTATACATCTATGTCAATTTATGGGTGGATTCTTTGGAATAAAAAAACTGAAGATGATAATTTACATGTTGAGGTTGAATGGGCGACCAGAAAAGAATATTTAAAATCAATCGGATTATTTTTCGGAACATTTATTTTTATATTAATCCTTTACCACTTCAGACCAATAATTGATGGATTAAAAAGTTTTAGCGAGATAAATTCATTAACCTGGAATTACACTGCTATAGATTTTATAGATGCTTCGTTAACAGGTATATTTTTAATCGGAATGTGGTTTATGGCAAAACGTAAAGTTGATAGCTGGATTTTTTGGATAATTGGTGATTTAGTTATGATTCCGTTGCTTCTATATAAAGGATATGCAATATCATCATTTCAGTATTTGTTCCTAACTATTTTAGCTATTTTAGGATTGATAGAATGGAAAAAAAACGCGAAAAAAATAAATGTATTATCTTCGTAA
- a CDS encoding Bax inhibitor-1/YccA family protein → MISQEYKEVVAMSTSEEKATFYKHTYGHVAGGVLVFMILETIFLQVPFIVNTLLSFTQGYLWLVLIGGFMGISWVAQKMAMDEVSRPKQYLGYFLYIVGQALLFVPMLYIVINYTGTIVLKQAAAVTGALFIALTAIAFMSKVDFSFMKKILTIGFILALGTIVAGMIFGFSLGLWFSIAMCLLAAGSILYETQQIQYQYSTNQYVPAALGLFSSLMLLFWYVLRIFMSRD, encoded by the coding sequence ATGATATCACAAGAATATAAAGAAGTTGTAGCAATGTCTACATCTGAGGAAAAAGCTACATTTTATAAGCATACTTATGGACACGTAGCTGGTGGAGTTTTAGTTTTTATGATTTTAGAAACTATTTTTTTACAAGTACCTTTTATTGTTAATACGTTGCTAAGTTTTACACAAGGTTATCTTTGGCTTGTATTAATTGGAGGATTTATGGGAATTTCTTGGGTTGCACAAAAAATGGCAATGGATGAGGTTTCTAGACCGAAACAATATTTAGGTTACTTTTTATACATCGTAGGTCAGGCATTGTTATTTGTACCAATGTTGTACATCGTAATTAATTATACAGGTACAATAGTTTTAAAACAAGCAGCTGCAGTTACCGGAGCTTTATTTATAGCATTAACAGCTATTGCTTTTATGTCTAAAGTTGATTTTTCTTTCATGAAGAAAATTTTAACAATAGGATTTATTCTTGCTTTAGGAACAATAGTTGCAGGTATGATTTTCGGATTTTCATTAGGTTTATGGTTTTCAATTGCAATGTGTTTATTAGCAGCTGGCTCTATTTTATACGAAACACAACAAATCCAATATCAATATTCAACAAACCAATATGTTCCAGCAGCGTTAGGATTATTTTCTTCGTTAATGTTATTATTTTGGTATGTACTACGAATTTTTATGAGCAGAGATTAA
- a CDS encoding LOG family protein, whose amino-acid sequence MTDKEKKEQDRIQSPFRPKDWNEIRTNDSWALFKIMNEFVTGYETMSRIGPCVSIFGSARTSPDHPHYKIAEEVAFELTKIGFGVITGGGPAIMEAANKGAQRGGGTSVGLGIRLPFETKLNDYIDRDYEINFDYFFARKVMFVKYSQGFIVMPGGFGTLDELFEALTLVQTKKTGRFPIVLVGKEYWAGLFDWIKNRMFEEGYISEEDFELYRLVDTAEEAVGHIKAFYDKHNIKLNF is encoded by the coding sequence ATGACAGATAAAGAGAAAAAAGAACAAGATAGAATACAATCGCCTTTCCGTCCAAAGGATTGGAATGAGATTAGAACTAATGATTCTTGGGCATTGTTCAAGATTATGAATGAGTTTGTTACAGGTTATGAAACAATGTCTAGAATTGGACCTTGCGTATCTATTTTCGGATCGGCACGCACATCACCAGATCATCCACATTATAAAATAGCTGAAGAAGTTGCTTTTGAATTAACTAAAATTGGTTTTGGTGTAATTACAGGAGGTGGACCAGCAATTATGGAAGCGGCTAATAAAGGAGCTCAAAGAGGAGGAGGTACTTCTGTTGGATTAGGAATTCGTCTACCTTTCGAAACAAAATTGAATGATTACATAGATCGTGATTACGAAATTAATTTTGATTATTTCTTTGCACGAAAAGTAATGTTTGTAAAATATTCTCAAGGTTTTATCGTCATGCCTGGAGGTTTTGGAACTTTAGACGAATTGTTTGAAGCTTTAACTTTAGTACAAACAAAGAAAACAGGTCGTTTTCCAATTGTTTTAGTTGGAAAAGAATATTGGGCAGGTTTATTTGATTGGATCAAAAATAGAATGTTTGAAGAAGGATATATTTCGGAAGAAGATTTTGAATTATATCGTTTGGTTGATACTGCAGAAGAAGCTGTGGGGCATATCAAAGCATTTTATGATAAGCATAACATCAAATTAAATTTCTAA
- a CDS encoding SusE domain-containing protein: protein MNKFIKYMAAACLGIVSLTSCSEDDENVILNDGDFVAPTINTTTNAVELSEETQTETAITFEWAAASYGISTIPKYEIELAKAEDTFDQAKVLTSTTETSYAINGTDLNVFLVDQLGLSAGTEATIQYRIVSSLGTFGTEKLYSETKTFTATPFTTDLSTPWGVVGSITGWGSSADVPFWKTTTPNALVAYTSLAVGDEIKFRKDSDWAENFGSENVTTNANGFGGSLASGGSNIVVPTAGNFKITMDLNNNTFVAEKFQWGLVGSATPNGWDGPDAQVLSFDGINEVWYANGIVLNAGELKIRKNNAWDENFGGANGNLVAGGDNITVAAGTYNIVVDFNNLTYSITPAQ, encoded by the coding sequence ATGAATAAATTTATCAAATATATGGCAGCAGCTTGTTTAGGGATTGTATCTCTAACTAGCTGTTCTGAAGATGACGAAAACGTGATCTTAAATGATGGTGATTTTGTTGCTCCAACAATTAATACCACTACAAATGCAGTAGAATTATCAGAAGAAACACAAACTGAAACTGCTATTACTTTCGAGTGGGCAGCTGCAAGCTATGGTATTTCTACTATTCCTAAGTATGAAATTGAACTTGCTAAAGCTGAAGATACTTTTGATCAAGCTAAGGTTTTAACATCTACAACAGAAACTTCATACGCTATTAATGGAACAGATTTAAATGTTTTCTTAGTTGATCAGTTAGGATTAAGTGCAGGAACAGAAGCTACAATTCAATACCGTATTGTATCTTCATTAGGAACTTTTGGTACTGAAAAATTATATTCAGAAACTAAAACTTTCACTGCAACTCCTTTCACTACAGACTTATCTACACCTTGGGGTGTGGTTGGTTCTATCACTGGTTGGGGAAGTTCTGCAGATGTTCCATTTTGGAAAACGACAACTCCAAACGCTTTAGTTGCTTATACAAGTTTAGCTGTTGGTGACGAAATCAAATTCCGTAAGGATTCTGATTGGGCTGAAAACTTCGGTAGTGAAAATGTTACAACAAATGCAAACGGATTTGGTGGTAGTTTAGCTTCAGGTGGTTCTAATATTGTAGTTCCTACTGCTGGAAACTTCAAAATTACAATGGACTTAAACAACAATACTTTTGTTGCTGAAAAATTTCAATGGGGATTAGTTGGTAGCGCTACTCCTAATGGTTGGGATGGTCCAGATGCTCAAGTTTTATCATTTGACGGAATCAACGAAGTTTGGTATGCAAACGGAATTGTTTTAAACGCAGGAGAACTTAAAATCCGTAAAAACAATGCTTGGGATGAGAACTTCGGAGGAGCTAATGGAAATTTAGTTGCCGGAGGAGACAACATCACAGTTGCAGCTGGTACATATAATATTGTAGTTGATTTTAATAATTTAACTTACTCTATTACTCCAGCACAATAA
- a CDS encoding RagB/SusD family nutrient uptake outer membrane protein translates to MKKIKLTKYLLAAALAFSISSCHDDLDLMPNDPDMFTENDVFADATQAKFALAKVYASLAITGQTGAAGNPDIQGVDEGASQFSRSLFTLNVVTTDEAIIGWGDPGLPNMHAMTWGSNNSFIEGMYYRLATTVSFANSFIKNAEGLAEANPEVKKYIAEARFIRAYAYYNLMDLYANVPLVKEISSTTPMQSNRQEIFNFVESELLEIQNELAEARANEYGRVDKVASYALLSRLYLNAETWINEAKYSESIAYSNLAIQSGYSLHTTDVNGNGTAYDELFLADNDSNGAQNEFIFALNFDGNNSKTYGGSTFLVKAAIGGTMQPANSGVNGGWGGPRSTKSLVEKFQASQNDADGNPIAWSDKRAMFYTDGQTYEIANVSTFNEGYAVNKFSNKKSNGTNGNDATGEFVDTDVPMIRLAEVYLNYAEAVLRGGTGGDRATALSYINALRTRGYGNTTGNISNADLTLDFILDERSRELYWEGTRRTDLIRFNKFVSGYDWPFKGDVQNGTSVSDIRKIFPIPVNIIAINPNLTQNPGY, encoded by the coding sequence TCTTGTCATGATGATTTAGATTTAATGCCTAATGATCCAGATATGTTCACAGAAAATGACGTATTTGCAGATGCTACTCAGGCTAAATTCGCTTTAGCTAAAGTTTATGCTTCATTAGCAATCACAGGACAAACCGGAGCAGCTGGTAACCCAGATATTCAAGGAGTTGATGAAGGTGCTTCACAATTTTCACGTTCATTATTTACACTAAATGTTGTTACAACAGACGAAGCTATTATAGGTTGGGGAGATCCAGGTTTACCAAACATGCATGCTATGACTTGGGGATCTAACAATAGTTTTATTGAAGGAATGTACTATCGTTTAGCAACTACAGTTTCTTTCGCAAACTCATTCATTAAAAATGCAGAAGGTTTAGCTGAAGCTAACCCAGAAGTAAAAAAATACATTGCTGAAGCTCGTTTTATTCGTGCATACGCTTATTACAACTTAATGGATTTATATGCAAATGTTCCATTAGTTAAAGAAATTTCTAGTACAACTCCAATGCAAAGTAATCGTCAAGAGATTTTCAACTTTGTTGAATCTGAATTATTAGAAATTCAAAATGAATTAGCTGAAGCAAGAGCAAATGAATACGGACGTGTTGATAAAGTTGCTTCTTATGCTTTATTATCTCGTTTATATTTAAATGCAGAAACGTGGATTAATGAGGCGAAATACTCAGAATCTATCGCTTATTCAAACTTAGCTATTCAATCAGGATATTCATTACACACTACTGATGTTAATGGTAACGGTACAGCTTATGACGAATTATTCTTAGCTGATAATGATTCGAACGGAGCACAAAACGAATTTATTTTCGCGTTAAACTTCGATGGAAATAATTCTAAAACATACGGTGGTTCTACATTCTTAGTAAAAGCAGCTATCGGTGGTACTATGCAACCAGCAAACTCAGGTGTTAATGGTGGTTGGGGAGGTCCTCGTTCAACTAAATCTTTAGTAGAGAAATTCCAAGCATCACAAAATGACGCGGACGGAAATCCAATCGCGTGGTCTGATAAACGTGCAATGTTCTATACAGATGGTCAAACTTATGAAATTGCTAACGTAAGTACATTTAACGAAGGTTATGCTGTAAATAAATTCTCTAACAAAAAATCGAACGGGACTAACGGTAACGACGCTACAGGTGAATTCGTAGATACTGATGTACCTATGATTCGTTTAGCTGAAGTATATTTAAACTATGCTGAAGCTGTTTTACGTGGTGGAACTGGTGGTGATAGAGCAACTGCTTTATCTTACATCAATGCTTTAAGAACTCGTGGATACGGAAACACAACAGGTAATATCTCTAATGCTGATTTAACATTAGATTTTATCTTAGACGAACGTTCAAGAGAATTATACTGGGAAGGTACACGTAGAACGGATTTAATTCGTTTTAACAAATTTGTATCTGGATATGATTGGCCATTTAAAGGTGATGTCCAAAACGGAACATCTGTTTCAGACATCAGAAAAATATTCCCAATTCCTGTAAACATTATTGCGATTAATCCAAATTTAACTCAAAATCCTGGTTACTAA